Proteins encoded together in one Pantoea sp. CCBC3-3-1 window:
- a CDS encoding ABC transporter ATP-binding protein — protein MPTENSPLIVAKRLHIASATGTALVKDISFSQGRERVALVGESGSGKSLTARSLMGLLSPSLQLHADTLSVAGENALTLNERRWSQLRGSKLAMVMQDPKYALNPMRTIGWQVAEPLKLHSRLGRAEIKEKVCDMLDAVGLPQPAQLMQRYPHQLSGGMGQRVMLAIALIADPQFLIADEPTSALDHAMRDQVLALIRRLVEDRNMGLLLISHDLQQVSEHCERVMVMYQGDILDTLPAAELPNATHPYTRTLWSCRPSKATQGKPLPVLDRAALEAHREHD, from the coding sequence ATGCCAACTGAAAATTCCCCGCTGATCGTCGCAAAACGTCTGCATATCGCCAGCGCAACCGGTACTGCGCTGGTAAAAGATATCAGCTTCAGCCAGGGCCGGGAACGCGTGGCGCTGGTCGGCGAATCCGGTTCCGGCAAGTCGCTTACCGCCCGTAGTCTGATGGGCCTGTTGTCGCCTTCGCTCCAGCTGCATGCCGACACGCTAAGCGTTGCCGGTGAAAACGCCCTGACGCTAAACGAGCGTCGCTGGAGCCAGCTTCGCGGAAGCAAGCTGGCAATGGTTATGCAAGACCCGAAATATGCCTTGAACCCGATGCGAACTATTGGCTGGCAGGTTGCGGAACCGCTGAAGCTGCATAGCCGTTTGGGCCGTGCAGAGATTAAAGAGAAAGTTTGCGACATGCTGGATGCGGTAGGTCTGCCGCAGCCCGCTCAGCTTATGCAGCGCTATCCCCACCAGCTTTCCGGCGGGATGGGACAGCGTGTGATGCTGGCGATTGCGCTGATTGCCGATCCGCAATTTCTGATTGCCGATGAACCCACCTCCGCGCTCGATCACGCTATGCGCGATCAGGTGCTGGCGCTTATCCGCCGCCTGGTGGAAGATCGCAACATGGGGCTGTTGCTAATTAGCCACGATTTACAGCAGGTTTCCGAGCACTGCGAACGCGTGATGGTGATGTATCAGGGCGATATTCTCGATACGTTACCGGCTGCCGAGCTGCCAAATGCTACTCACCCGTATACCCGCACGCTGTGGTCCTGCCGTCCGAGTAAGGCGACGCAGGGCAAACCGCTGCCGGTTCTGGA